The following proteins are co-located in the Gordonia polyisoprenivorans genome:
- a CDS encoding DUF4189 domain-containing protein — protein MSIRKRLVASAVAVGAVGAALVAPAALDTAPAAHAYGNYYGAIALNTSTGDTGRAWDYDSYAEASNAALDACGYGCKVVVQFVNGCGAVASSPSYWGYGRGPSLYSAQSNALYAAGGGEIYTWVCTSDHQ, from the coding sequence ATGAGTATTCGCAAGCGTCTGGTTGCCTCGGCCGTCGCCGTGGGCGCGGTGGGTGCAGCGCTCGTCGCTCCCGCCGCCCTCGACACCGCCCCCGCCGCCCACGCATATGGCAATTACTACGGCGCGATCGCGTTGAACACCTCGACCGGGGACACCGGACGAGCGTGGGACTACGACTCCTACGCCGAGGCCTCGAACGCGGCCCTCGATGCCTGCGGCTACGGCTGCAAGGTCGTGGTCCAGTTCGTCAACGGTTGCGGCGCGGTCGCCTCGTCACCGTCGTATTGGGGCTACGGCCGCGGCCCCAGCCTCTACAGCGCCCAGTCGAACGCTCTCTACGCCGCAGGCGGCGGCGAGATCTACACCTGGGTCTGCACCTCGGACCACCAGTAA
- a CDS encoding PLP-dependent cysteine synthase family protein codes for MTRYDSLIASVGNTPLIGLQRLSPRWDDDPTQGPHVRLWAKLEDRNPTGSIKDRPALAMIEAAERDGTLRPGATILEPTSGNTGISLAMAAKLKGYHLICVMPENTSEERRSLLKMYGAEVISSPAAGGSNTAVRVAKELAAEHDDWVMLYQYGNEANWRAHYAGTGPELYADLPEITHFVAGLGTTGTLMGVGRYLRERDPDIEIVAAEPRYGDEVYGLRNIDEGFVPELYDDSVLTRRFSVTGIDAVARVRELIDTEGIFAGISTGAILQAARGIGRRALKAGRRADIGFVVPDAGWKYLSTGAYDGSLEEAEQALEGQLWA; via the coding sequence GTGACCCGCTACGACTCGCTGATCGCCTCGGTCGGCAACACCCCGCTGATCGGTCTGCAACGGCTCTCGCCGCGCTGGGACGACGATCCGACGCAGGGCCCGCACGTGCGGCTGTGGGCCAAACTCGAGGACCGTAACCCGACCGGTTCCATCAAGGATCGGCCCGCTCTGGCGATGATCGAGGCGGCCGAACGTGACGGCACCCTGAGGCCCGGGGCGACGATCCTGGAACCCACGAGCGGCAACACCGGGATCTCGCTGGCGATGGCCGCCAAGCTCAAGGGCTATCACCTGATCTGCGTGATGCCGGAGAACACCTCCGAGGAACGTCGATCGCTGCTGAAAATGTATGGTGCCGAAGTCATCTCATCACCTGCGGCAGGCGGTTCGAACACCGCGGTGCGGGTGGCCAAGGAACTCGCCGCCGAGCACGACGACTGGGTGATGCTCTACCAGTACGGCAACGAGGCCAATTGGCGCGCGCACTACGCGGGCACCGGTCCCGAGCTGTACGCCGACCTGCCCGAGATCACGCACTTCGTCGCCGGGCTCGGCACCACCGGCACCCTGATGGGGGTGGGACGGTATCTGCGTGAGCGCGACCCCGACATCGAGATCGTGGCCGCCGAACCGCGCTACGGCGACGAGGTCTACGGGCTGCGCAACATCGACGAGGGCTTCGTGCCCGAGCTCTACGACGACTCGGTGCTGACCCGGCGATTCTCGGTGACCGGGATCGACGCCGTCGCCCGGGTACGCGAACTCATCGACACCGAGGGCATCTTCGCCGGGATCTCCACCGGTGCGATCCTGCAGGCTGCGCGGGGGATCGGACGCAGGGCGCTCAAGGCGGGTCGGCGCGCCGACATCGGTTTCGTCGTGCCCGACGCGGGATGGAAGTATCTGTCGACCGGGGCCTACGACGGTAGCCTGGAAGAGGCCGAGCAGGCACTGGAAGGGCAGCTCTGGGCCTGA
- a CDS encoding DUF2017 domain-containing protein: MRTWKRQGRGSRMRICSNLERHEVELLTSMVTSMTDLLTERESSAPTDELAAMTGIRTGHSSPPTDLTLGRLLPDFHRPDQERDLEAEMINGDLNAAMRSLNEPQIIDAKLGAAQTLLDSLPAGGGDIALTEAQALDWLTALNDVRLALGAMLGISEDTPDQLPEGHPHAAHLDVYHWLTVMQELLVEALM; this comes from the coding sequence GTGCGCACCTGGAAAAGGCAGGGCCGGGGTTCGCGGATGCGGATCTGTTCCAACCTCGAACGCCATGAGGTCGAGCTGCTCACGTCGATGGTGACTTCGATGACCGACCTGCTCACCGAGCGGGAGTCGAGCGCGCCCACCGACGAGCTGGCTGCGATGACCGGCATCCGCACCGGTCATTCGTCGCCGCCGACCGATCTCACCCTGGGCCGACTCCTTCCCGATTTCCATCGTCCCGACCAGGAACGCGACCTGGAAGCGGAGATGATCAACGGCGACCTCAACGCCGCGATGCGCAGCCTCAACGAGCCGCAGATCATCGACGCCAAACTCGGGGCAGCGCAGACGTTGCTGGATTCGTTGCCCGCCGGCGGTGGCGACATCGCCCTGACCGAGGCACAGGCACTCGACTGGCTGACCGCGCTCAACGACGTCCGGCTGGCTCTCGGCGCGATGCTCGGCATCTCCGAGGACACCCCCGACCAGTTGCCCGAGGGCCATCCGCACGCAGCCCATCTCGACGTCTACCACTGGCTGACGGTCATGCAGGAGTTGCTCGTCGAGGCCTTGATGTGA
- a CDS encoding MoaD/ThiS family protein: MAVTVSIPTILRTHTGGEKRVDATGSTLSELIDNLESANPGLRERLVADGKLHRFVNIYVNDEDVRFSGGLDTTIDDGDEVTILPAVAGGSATS; this comes from the coding sequence ATGGCGGTAACCGTGTCCATCCCGACGATCCTGCGTACCCACACCGGTGGTGAAAAGCGGGTCGACGCAACAGGATCGACGTTGAGTGAACTCATCGACAACCTGGAGTCGGCGAACCCGGGGCTGCGCGAACGGCTGGTCGCCGACGGCAAGCTGCATCGTTTCGTCAACATCTACGTCAACGACGAGGACGTCCGATTCTCCGGTGGTCTGGACACCACCATCGACGACGGGGACGAGGTCACCATCCTGCCCGCGGTGGCCGGCGGTAGCGCCACGTCGTGA
- a CDS encoding rhomboid family intramembrane serine protease: protein MWQRSALVMVFIVIGLIIVEAIDAATHYDLDSAGIEPRRVDGLDGIVWSPFLHANWDHLWTNLAVGVVLGFLLLLARRFLFVTAVVWITSGLGVWLFAPSGSVTVGASGVIFGWLAYLLVRGLFNRNLWQILGGLVLLLVYGSVLWGVLPTDPTVSWQGHLFGAIGGVLAAWFLADRDRRRRPPNTAPAGGPPMPGVSQ, encoded by the coding sequence TTGTGGCAGCGCTCGGCGCTGGTCATGGTGTTCATCGTCATCGGCCTGATCATCGTCGAGGCCATCGATGCCGCGACCCATTACGACCTCGATTCGGCCGGCATCGAGCCGCGTCGCGTCGACGGACTCGACGGCATCGTGTGGTCGCCGTTCCTGCACGCCAACTGGGATCATCTGTGGACCAATCTCGCGGTCGGGGTGGTCCTCGGATTCCTGTTGCTGCTGGCCCGGCGCTTCCTGTTCGTGACCGCGGTCGTCTGGATCACCTCCGGGCTGGGTGTGTGGCTGTTCGCGCCGAGCGGATCGGTGACCGTCGGGGCGTCCGGGGTGATCTTCGGCTGGCTCGCCTACCTGCTGGTTCGTGGATTGTTCAACCGCAACCTCTGGCAGATCCTCGGCGGGCTGGTCCTGCTGCTCGTCTACGGGTCGGTGCTGTGGGGCGTGCTGCCGACCGATCCGACCGTCTCGTGGCAGGGACACCTGTTCGGGGCCATCGGCGGCGTTCTCGCCGCCTGGTTCCTCGCCGACCGCGACCGGCGTCGTCGACCTCCGAACACCGCACCCGCCGGCGGCCCGCCGATGCCGGGGGTGTCGCAATAG
- the murI gene encoding glutamate racemase, whose translation MATPGPDAPIGIFDSGVGGLTVARAIIDLLPDEDIVYIGDTANGPYGPLTIPQIRKHALAIGDELAERGVKAIVIACNTASAACLRDARERYSPIPVIEVVLPAVRRAVVATKTGRIGVIGTEATIASQAYQDSFAAARDAEITAVACPRFVDFVERGITSGRQILGLAQGYLEPLQEAGVDTVVLGCTHYPLLSGVIALAMGDEVTLVSSAEETAKDLFAVLTRSDMLHPHTDRAAERVFQATGNPESFARLSTRFLGPTVGSVARI comes from the coding sequence ATAGCCACCCCAGGACCCGACGCCCCGATCGGCATCTTCGATTCCGGCGTCGGCGGGCTCACCGTGGCCCGCGCGATCATCGACCTGCTCCCCGACGAGGACATCGTCTACATCGGCGACACCGCCAACGGACCCTACGGGCCGTTGACCATCCCGCAGATCCGCAAACATGCGTTGGCCATCGGCGACGAGCTCGCCGAGCGCGGGGTGAAGGCCATCGTCATCGCGTGCAACACCGCGTCGGCGGCATGTCTGCGCGACGCCCGTGAGCGCTACTCGCCGATTCCGGTGATCGAGGTGGTCCTGCCGGCCGTACGGCGTGCGGTGGTGGCCACCAAGACCGGTCGTATCGGGGTCATCGGGACCGAGGCCACCATCGCCTCCCAGGCCTATCAGGACTCCTTCGCCGCTGCCCGGGACGCGGAGATCACCGCGGTCGCCTGCCCTCGGTTCGTCGACTTCGTCGAGCGCGGCATCACCAGCGGACGCCAGATCCTCGGCTTGGCGCAGGGCTACCTCGAGCCGCTGCAAGAAGCGGGCGTCGACACCGTGGTGCTCGGCTGCACCCACTACCCGCTACTCTCGGGCGTCATCGCCCTCGCCATGGGCGACGAGGTCACTCTCGTCTCCAGCGCCGAGGAAACCGCCAAGGATCTCTTCGCCGTGTTGACCCGCTCCGACATGTTGCACCCGCACACCGACCGCGCCGCCGAACGCGTGTTCCAGGCCACCGGGAATCCGGAATCGTTCGCGCGCTTGTCAACTCGGTTCCTCGGCCCGACCGTCGGCTCGGTGGCCCGCATCTGA
- a CDS encoding LppX_LprAFG lipoprotein, with amino-acid sequence MHRAHRVATAAIATGIAAAITLTGCSSDSDSGSGGNNTTASSSMSDPAALIKAAADKTAALTGAHLDLTVDGKVPNVTVKKVDADLVTKPTTAAKGTATVMLGSTDSAAPFVYVDQHLYADIGNKGYVDYGDGRSVYDVSVVLNPEKGLANLLRNMQDPKTSGTEDIGGVKATRVTGTVAAKQLAALTGTNITKNQDAQVPVNVWITPDNQLARVVLIPATNSTMTMNLSNWNNTVEVTKPATIATPSPSGTPSPSDASRAPA; translated from the coding sequence ATGCACCGTGCCCACCGTGTTGCCACGGCCGCCATCGCCACGGGTATCGCCGCTGCCATCACACTCACCGGCTGCTCGTCGGATTCCGACAGCGGCTCGGGTGGCAACAACACCACCGCCTCGTCGTCGATGAGCGATCCGGCCGCCCTCATCAAGGCCGCCGCCGACAAGACCGCCGCCCTCACCGGCGCCCATCTCGATCTCACCGTCGACGGCAAGGTTCCCAACGTGACCGTCAAGAAGGTCGACGCCGATCTGGTGACCAAGCCCACCACCGCGGCCAAGGGCACAGCGACCGTGATGCTGGGCTCCACCGACAGCGCCGCACCGTTCGTCTACGTCGATCAGCACCTCTACGCCGATATCGGCAACAAGGGCTACGTCGATTACGGCGACGGCCGCTCGGTCTACGACGTGTCGGTCGTTCTCAACCCCGAGAAGGGCCTGGCGAATCTGCTGCGGAACATGCAGGACCCGAAGACCTCGGGCACCGAGGACATCGGCGGCGTCAAGGCCACCCGCGTCACCGGGACCGTCGCCGCCAAGCAACTCGCCGCGCTCACCGGGACCAACATCACCAAGAACCAGGACGCCCAGGTTCCGGTGAACGTCTGGATCACGCCCGACAACCAGCTCGCCCGAGTGGTCCTCATACCGGCGACCAACTCCACGATGACGATGAACCTGTCGAACTGGAACAACACCGTCGAGGTCACCAAGCCGGCGACCATCGCCACCCCATCCCCCTCCGGAACCCCCAGCCCGTCCGACGCCTCGCGCGCGCCGGCCTGA
- the clpS gene encoding ATP-dependent Clp protease adapter ClpS yields MAPDGMRAHEATPGGAAVAEPTVAEGASDLDRPWMTVVWDDPVNLMRYVTFVFQKIFGYSEARANELMMQVHTEGRAVVSSGDRDKVESDVRKLHAAGLWATMQRDC; encoded by the coding sequence ATGGCGCCTGACGGAATGCGTGCGCATGAGGCTACTCCCGGTGGTGCGGCCGTCGCCGAACCCACCGTCGCCGAGGGCGCATCGGACCTCGACCGCCCGTGGATGACAGTGGTGTGGGACGACCCGGTCAATTTGATGCGGTATGTCACCTTCGTCTTCCAGAAGATCTTCGGCTACTCCGAGGCCCGGGCGAACGAGCTGATGATGCAGGTGCACACCGAGGGGCGGGCGGTGGTGTCCAGCGGCGACCGCGACAAGGTGGAATCCGACGTTCGAAAGCTGCACGCGGCGGGATTGTGGGCGACGATGCAGCGGGATTGCTGA
- a CDS encoding isochorismatase family protein, producing MSSPQSGEWSGPADALVIVDVQNDFCEGGALGVRGGNAVAGAINSILGDYRTVVATRDYHIDPGAHFSDDPDYVDSWPPHCRVGTDGVAFSPALDTSTVADVFSKGEYSAAYSGFEGADDDGVSLERWLRRAGVNSVDVVGIATDHCVRATALDAARAGLRTRVLLNFTAAVDASTAKAALDEMRSAGITLDGDLLYSGASEES from the coding sequence ATGAGCAGCCCGCAGTCCGGCGAGTGGTCCGGCCCGGCCGATGCCCTGGTCATCGTCGACGTCCAGAACGACTTCTGCGAGGGCGGTGCGCTGGGCGTCCGCGGGGGTAATGCCGTGGCGGGTGCGATCAACAGCATCCTGGGCGACTACCGGACCGTGGTGGCCACGCGCGACTATCACATCGATCCGGGCGCGCACTTCTCCGACGACCCCGACTACGTCGACTCGTGGCCGCCGCACTGTCGGGTCGGCACCGATGGTGTGGCGTTCTCGCCCGCGCTGGACACCTCGACGGTCGCCGATGTCTTCTCCAAAGGCGAGTACAGCGCCGCCTATTCGGGATTCGAGGGCGCCGACGACGACGGGGTCTCCCTCGAACGGTGGCTGCGCCGGGCCGGGGTGAACTCGGTGGACGTCGTCGGGATCGCCACCGACCACTGCGTGCGTGCCACCGCCCTCGACGCCGCGCGCGCCGGTCTGCGTACCCGCGTGCTGCTCAACTTCACCGCCGCCGTCGACGCATCGACGGCCAAGGCCGCGCTCGACGAGATGCGTTCGGCGGGAATAACTCTCGACGGCGATCTGCTGTACAGTGGCGCATCCGAGGAGTCCTGA
- a CDS encoding P1 family peptidase has translation MAKAGNRITDIDGITVGHHHRIDAEVTVGGGGPDEPPGSGWCSGTTVIRIDGPNACAAVDVRGGGPGTRETDLLDPANTVTTAHAVVLTGGSAYGLAAADGVMTELERDGVGLPMDAHRHVVPIVPAAVIFDLPVGAWENRPDAGFGAAAVRSAGREFAVGSVGAGAGARAGSLKGGVGSASRRIEEGPAAGILVGALIVANPVGAVIDPDTGLPWGVGQSDLARLGLQRPAPAEVAALADVGAKPTVLNTTIGAVATDAAFAPASLRRVAMSAHDGLALAIRPVHSPLDGDTIFAVTTGAHPVAPTPAIPPGMNPDTAVLAQVCAVATEVTRDAVIAAIVAAEPVAGIPAYRRVMASALR, from the coding sequence ATGGCGAAGGCGGGCAACCGCATCACCGATATCGACGGGATCACCGTCGGCCATCACCACCGCATCGACGCGGAGGTGACCGTCGGCGGTGGCGGCCCCGACGAGCCGCCGGGCAGTGGCTGGTGCAGCGGTACCACGGTGATCCGGATCGACGGGCCGAACGCGTGTGCGGCCGTCGACGTGCGCGGTGGTGGTCCGGGCACCCGCGAAACCGATCTGCTCGATCCGGCGAACACCGTCACCACCGCCCACGCCGTGGTCCTGACCGGTGGCAGCGCCTACGGGCTGGCCGCCGCCGACGGCGTGATGACCGAGCTCGAACGCGATGGCGTTGGCCTACCGATGGACGCCCACAGGCATGTGGTCCCGATCGTTCCCGCAGCGGTGATCTTCGACCTCCCGGTCGGGGCGTGGGAGAACCGTCCGGATGCGGGGTTCGGTGCCGCGGCGGTGCGCTCGGCGGGTCGCGAGTTCGCGGTGGGCAGCGTCGGTGCCGGTGCGGGCGCGCGGGCCGGTTCCCTCAAGGGCGGTGTGGGCTCGGCGAGTCGACGGATCGAGGAGGGCCCGGCCGCCGGGATCCTGGTGGGCGCGCTCATCGTCGCCAATCCGGTCGGCGCGGTGATCGATCCGGATACCGGATTGCCTTGGGGCGTCGGCCAATCCGACCTGGCTCGACTGGGTTTGCAGCGGCCGGCACCGGCCGAGGTGGCTGCCCTGGCCGACGTCGGCGCCAAGCCGACCGTCCTCAACACCACGATCGGCGCCGTCGCAACCGACGCGGCGTTCGCCCCGGCGTCGTTGCGGCGGGTGGCGATGTCGGCGCACGACGGGCTCGCCCTGGCGATCCGTCCGGTGCACTCGCCGCTCGACGGCGACACCATCTTCGCCGTGACCACCGGAGCGCACCCGGTGGCGCCGACACCGGCGATCCCGCCCGGCATGAACCCCGACACCGCGGTGTTGGCGCAGGTGTGTGCGGTCGCCACCGAGGTCACCCGGGATGCGGTGATCGCGGCGATCGTCGCCGCCGAACCGGTCGCGGGCATCCCCGCCTACCGACGCGTGATGGCGTCAGCATTGCGCTGA
- a CDS encoding Mov34/MPN/PAD-1 family protein, which yields MLRISRELVDQMIAHARADHPDEACGVIAGPEGSDEPQRFIPMVNAERSPTFYRFDSLEQLKVWREMDRRDEEPVVIYHSHTATEPYPSRTDVSYASEPGAHYVLVSTREPDTDEVRSYRILDGVVTEEEIEIRS from the coding sequence GTGCTGCGGATCAGCCGTGAGCTGGTGGACCAGATGATCGCGCATGCACGTGCCGATCACCCCGACGAGGCGTGCGGGGTGATCGCCGGTCCCGAGGGCTCCGACGAGCCACAACGATTCATCCCGATGGTCAACGCCGAACGGTCACCGACCTTCTACCGATTCGACTCGCTCGAACAACTCAAGGTGTGGCGGGAGATGGACCGCCGCGACGAGGAGCCGGTGGTGATCTACCACTCGCACACCGCAACCGAGCCCTACCCCAGCCGTACCGACGTGTCGTACGCGAGTGAGCCCGGCGCCCATTACGTCCTGGTGTCCACCCGCGAGCCCGACACCGACGAGGTCCGCAGTTACCGGATCCTCGACGGGGTGGTCACCGAAGAAGAGATCGAGATCAGGAGCTGA
- a CDS encoding nicotinate phosphoribosyltransferase, with amino-acid sequence MVRAALRHPIAHRQCVFEVFARRLPDGRRYGVVAGTGRVIDELARFRFGDEEIAVLERFCDAETIAWLRDYRFSGDIDGYREGELYFPGSPILTVRASFAEGVLLETLILSILNHDSAIASAAARMVSAAGNRPIIEMGSRRTHERAAVSSSRAAYIAGVAATSNLEAARTYGVPSAGTAAHAFTLGFAGPDGPDEKAAFAAQIEALGVGTTLLVDTYDITAGVRNAIEVAGPELGAVRIDSGDLGVLARQVRDQLDSLGATGTKIVVSGDLDEYAIASLRAEPVDTYGVGTSLVTGSGAPTAGMVYKLVEVDGTPVAKRASHKESRGGAKTAVRAARPSGTIVEEIIYRAGDRLPDTHGLLTRDLQIPLVRSGEPVDDLPNLSDARDHLGRGLVSLPWEGLGLSHGDPAVPTRYVLG; translated from the coding sequence ATGGTCCGCGCAGCGCTGCGCCACCCGATCGCGCACCGGCAGTGCGTCTTCGAGGTGTTCGCGCGGCGACTGCCCGACGGCCGGCGCTACGGCGTGGTCGCCGGGACCGGACGGGTCATCGACGAGCTGGCCCGCTTCCGGTTCGGTGACGAGGAGATCGCGGTCCTCGAACGCTTCTGCGACGCCGAGACCATCGCCTGGCTGCGCGACTACCGCTTCTCCGGCGACATCGACGGCTACCGCGAGGGAGAGCTGTACTTTCCCGGATCCCCGATCCTGACCGTGCGGGCGAGCTTCGCCGAGGGGGTGCTGCTCGAGACCCTGATCCTGTCGATCCTCAACCACGACAGCGCGATCGCGTCGGCGGCGGCGCGGATGGTCAGCGCCGCCGGCAACCGGCCGATCATCGAGATGGGGTCGCGCCGCACCCACGAGCGGGCCGCGGTCTCCTCGTCGCGGGCGGCCTACATCGCAGGTGTCGCGGCCACCTCCAACCTGGAGGCCGCCCGCACCTACGGGGTGCCGAGCGCCGGGACCGCCGCACACGCATTCACCCTCGGCTTCGCCGGGCCCGACGGCCCCGACGAGAAGGCGGCCTTCGCCGCGCAGATCGAGGCGCTCGGTGTCGGCACCACGCTGCTCGTCGACACCTACGACATCACCGCCGGGGTCCGCAACGCCATCGAGGTCGCCGGACCCGAACTCGGGGCGGTCCGCATCGACTCCGGCGATCTCGGCGTACTCGCCCGGCAGGTGCGCGATCAGCTCGACTCCCTCGGCGCCACCGGCACCAAGATCGTCGTGTCCGGCGATCTCGACGAGTACGCCATCGCGTCGCTGCGCGCCGAGCCCGTCGACACCTACGGGGTGGGTACCTCCCTGGTCACCGGCAGTGGTGCGCCCACCGCCGGCATGGTCTACAAGCTCGTCGAGGTCGACGGCACCCCGGTCGCCAAACGAGCCAGTCACAAGGAATCCCGGGGTGGCGCGAAGACCGCCGTCCGCGCGGCCCGGCCCAGCGGCACCATCGTCGAGGAGATCATCTACCGGGCAGGTGACCGGCTGCCCGACACCCACGGGCTCCTCACCCGCGACCTGCAGATTCCGCTCGTCCGTTCCGGCGAGCCGGTCGACGATCTGCCGAACCTGTCCGACGCGCGCGACCACCTCGGCCGCGGCCTCGTCAGCCTGCCCTGGGAGGGACTCGGCCTGTCGCACGGCGATCCGGCGGTACCGACGCGCTACGTTCTGGGTTGA
- a CDS encoding ATP-dependent DNA helicase yields the protein MTDLPSVTELLDAAVTALSGRRRDGQLRMANAVDHAIDVGEHLAVQAGTGTGKSLAYLVPAIRHAVASGETVVVSTATIALQRQLVERDLPRLADALAGPLGRRPTFAILKGRSNYLCLHKIHAGAVEEPDTELFDAFELSRTGREVTRLREWTSDTETGDRDDLSPGVADRSWRQVSVSARECLGATNCSYSEDCFAERARRASAQVDVVVTNHAMLAIDALSPANVLPDHDVVIIDEAHELVDRITSVSTAEVSAAAVANLSKRVGKLVDEETVDALIGAGEHLGELLEDCPPGEWTAMPPAAGATLTVLRDRLWATRGAIGPVRGLGAGGDEGAAAARSAALTGLEDLHDTIVRLLGAFSEPEVAKRRDVVWVGHERVGRGPSASTRPVLHIAPLSVGGLLRSTLFSTSTVILTSATLTIGGSFDALAATWGLPASGRGADTPAADEVDDPGPDGSSRDTSGRSAVAARTATATGKAAPSDEGTVRWTGLDAGSPFDYPRSAILYVARHLPRPGRDGLAPATLDEIESLIGAANGRTLGLFSSMRAARAAADALADRVSVPILCQGDDTTSTLVKRFAEDPETCLFGTLSLWQGVDVPGPSLSLVLIDRIPFPRPDDPLLTARQRAVDARGGNGFLSVAANHAALLLAQGAGRLLRSVDDRGVVAVLDSRLATAGYGGYLAASLPPFWRTTDPTVVRSALSRLTGVPVR from the coding sequence ATGACAGATCTCCCCTCGGTGACCGAGCTACTCGACGCGGCGGTCACCGCATTGTCCGGCCGTCGTCGCGACGGCCAACTACGCATGGCCAACGCCGTCGATCACGCCATCGACGTCGGCGAGCACCTCGCCGTCCAGGCGGGCACCGGCACCGGTAAGTCGCTGGCCTACCTGGTGCCCGCGATCCGGCATGCGGTGGCCTCCGGCGAGACGGTGGTGGTGTCGACGGCGACGATCGCCCTGCAGCGCCAGCTCGTCGAGCGGGATCTCCCGCGGCTCGCCGATGCCCTCGCCGGCCCCCTCGGCCGCAGACCGACCTTCGCGATTCTCAAGGGCCGCTCGAATTACCTGTGCCTGCACAAGATCCACGCGGGCGCCGTCGAGGAACCCGATACCGAACTCTTCGATGCCTTCGAGCTGTCCCGGACCGGCCGCGAGGTCACCCGGCTGCGGGAATGGACCTCCGACACCGAGACCGGTGACCGCGATGACCTGTCCCCCGGGGTCGCCGACCGCTCGTGGCGACAGGTCAGCGTGTCGGCGCGGGAGTGCCTGGGAGCGACCAACTGCTCCTACTCCGAGGACTGTTTCGCCGAACGCGCACGCCGAGCCAGCGCCCAGGTCGACGTCGTCGTCACCAATCACGCGATGCTGGCCATCGACGCACTCAGCCCGGCCAACGTCCTGCCCGATCACGACGTGGTGATCATCGACGAGGCGCACGAACTCGTCGACCGCATCACCTCGGTCAGCACCGCGGAGGTCTCGGCGGCAGCGGTGGCCAACCTGTCCAAGCGGGTCGGCAAACTCGTCGATGAAGAGACCGTCGATGCGCTCATCGGCGCCGGTGAGCACCTCGGCGAGCTCCTCGAGGACTGTCCGCCCGGCGAATGGACCGCCATGCCGCCGGCGGCCGGCGCCACATTGACGGTGCTGCGCGACCGCCTGTGGGCCACGCGTGGTGCCATCGGGCCGGTCCGCGGCCTCGGGGCGGGCGGCGACGAGGGTGCCGCCGCGGCCCGCTCGGCCGCGCTCACCGGACTCGAGGATCTCCACGACACGATCGTGCGGCTGCTCGGGGCGTTCTCCGAGCCGGAGGTGGCCAAGCGTCGTGACGTGGTCTGGGTGGGCCACGAGCGGGTGGGCCGAGGACCGTCGGCAAGCACCCGTCCGGTGCTGCACATCGCACCGCTGTCGGTCGGCGGATTGCTGCGCAGCACCCTGTTCTCGACCTCGACGGTGATCCTGACCTCGGCGACACTGACCATCGGCGGTTCGTTCGACGCGCTGGCCGCCACCTGGGGACTACCCGCGTCCGGGCGCGGCGCAGACACCCCGGCCGCCGACGAGGTCGACGACCCGGGACCGGACGGGTCATCACGGGACACGTCCGGGCGATCCGCGGTGGCCGCGCGGACGGCGACCGCGACGGGCAAGGCCGCCCCGTCGGACGAGGGTACGGTCCGCTGGACCGGACTCGACGCCGGATCACCGTTCGACTATCCGCGCTCGGCGATCCTCTATGTCGCCCGCCACCTCCCACGGCCCGGGCGCGACGGACTGGCCCCGGCGACCCTCGACGAGATCGAGTCGCTGATCGGCGCCGCCAACGGCCGCACCCTCGGTCTGTTCTCGTCGATGCGGGCGGCGCGCGCGGCCGCCGACGCACTGGCCGACCGCGTGTCCGTGCCGATCCTGTGCCAGGGTGACGACACCACCTCGACGTTGGTCAAGCGGTTCGCCGAGGATCCGGAGACCTGCCTGTTCGGCACGTTGTCGCTCTGGCAGGGCGTCGATGTGCCCGGGCCGTCGCTGAGTCTGGTACTCATCGACCGCATTCCGTTCCCCCGACCGGACGACCCGCTGCTCACCGCACGTCAGCGCGCCGTCGACGCCCGCGGCGGCAACGGCTTTCTGTCGGTCGCCGCCAATCACGCCGCACTGCTGCTCGCCCAGGGCGCCGGTCGGCTGCTGCGCTCGGTCGACGATCGTGGTGTGGTCGCGGTGCTCGATTCACGTCTGGCGACCGCCGGATACGGCGGCTACCTCGCGGCGTCGCTGCCGCCCTTCTGGCGGACCACCGACCCCACCGTGGTCCGCTCGGCACTGAGCAGGCTGACAGGGGTACCCGTACGCTGA